A genomic window from Chitinophaga pollutisoli includes:
- a CDS encoding SusD/RagB family nutrient-binding outer membrane lipoprotein: MKQLTFLKYTFAAIAGLFLAACSDDKFRDINTDPNRPTDVPTTMLITTGQKQLVDALRGSAANFRGSMLFAQYFSQNQYTNESRYDLGRTGSDAIWDGTYKALNNLEQIIRLNTDPLTKDRVAGAVGPNENQIAIVRILKSWAFLSLTDVFGDIPYSSYGSSDPDFQALKLNPEILKPKYASQEKIYTDILKELKEAAAQLTAENTFQAYDGIYKGNTALWKKFANSLRLRVAVRIRAKLPQLAETNIQEAIAGGLISSNAENATLKYENKSPNEAPLFRITVTENRRDFSVSHILIDVLKGDVGPFTTADPRLAVYARPNTQGQYRGQPYGLQPSVASLLTAENISLPGTVVNAADYAEVLIELAEVNFLLSEARGWTQADYVAGVRASLEKWGVDGTAATTYVNALPAANRENVLSQKYLALYMQGIEGWAEVRRTGVPAWLVKPGDVVWPDLPDPLPGEDKFTPFVGTGIPARLYYPQKEQTVNVDNYRSALAAQGGDVLATKLWWNK; this comes from the coding sequence ATGAAACAGCTTACTTTTCTTAAATATACATTCGCAGCCATTGCCGGGCTCTTCCTGGCAGCTTGCAGCGACGATAAATTCAGGGACATCAATACCGATCCCAATCGTCCGACAGACGTACCCACCACCATGCTAATTACCACCGGCCAGAAGCAGTTGGTGGACGCCCTCCGTGGCTCCGCCGCCAATTTCCGCGGCAGCATGTTGTTTGCGCAGTATTTTTCCCAGAACCAGTACACCAACGAATCGCGGTACGACCTTGGCCGTACCGGTTCGGACGCTATTTGGGACGGAACTTACAAAGCGTTGAATAACCTCGAGCAGATCATCCGCCTGAACACGGATCCGCTGACCAAAGACAGGGTCGCCGGCGCTGTGGGGCCCAATGAGAACCAGATTGCCATTGTGCGCATCCTGAAATCCTGGGCTTTCCTGTCGCTGACGGATGTTTTCGGTGATATTCCTTACAGCTCTTACGGCAGCTCCGACCCGGATTTTCAGGCGTTGAAGCTCAATCCGGAGATACTGAAGCCGAAATACGCTTCCCAGGAGAAGATTTATACTGATATCCTGAAAGAGTTGAAAGAAGCGGCGGCACAGCTCACAGCGGAGAATACATTCCAGGCTTACGACGGGATTTACAAAGGCAATACGGCTTTATGGAAAAAATTCGCCAACTCGCTCCGGTTGCGGGTGGCGGTGCGCATCCGCGCGAAATTGCCTCAGCTGGCGGAAACGAATATCCAGGAAGCCATTGCAGGCGGGTTGATCTCCAGCAATGCGGAGAACGCCACCTTGAAATATGAGAATAAGTCACCCAATGAGGCGCCTTTATTCCGGATCACCGTCACGGAGAACCGCCGCGACTTTTCCGTTTCGCATATCCTGATCGATGTGCTGAAAGGAGATGTGGGGCCATTTACCACGGCTGATCCCCGGTTGGCGGTGTATGCCCGTCCCAACACCCAGGGGCAATACCGTGGCCAGCCTTACGGGCTGCAGCCTTCGGTGGCGAGCCTGCTGACGGCGGAAAATATCAGTTTGCCCGGTACGGTCGTGAATGCGGCAGATTATGCGGAAGTGCTGATCGAGCTGGCGGAAGTGAATTTCCTGCTGAGTGAGGCCCGTGGCTGGACGCAGGCGGATTATGTGGCGGGGGTGCGCGCTTCCCTGGAGAAATGGGGGGTTGATGGCACCGCGGCTACCACTTACGTGAACGCCCTGCCCGCGGCAAACCGGGAGAACGTGCTGTCGCAGAAATACCTGGCGTTGTACATGCAAGGTATTGAAGGATGGGCCGAGGTTCGCAGGACCGGCGTGCCTGCCTGGCTGGTGAAGCCGGGGGATGTGGTTTGGCCGGATCTTCCGGATCCGTTGCCGGGAGAAGATAAGTTTACCCCGTTTGTAGGAACCGGTATTCCCGCCCGGTTGTATTATCCGCAGAAGGAGCAGACGGTGAATGTGGACAACTACCGCTCGGCGCTGGCCGCCCAGGGTGGTGACGTGTTGGCGACCAAACTTTGGTGGAATAAATAA
- a CDS encoding TonB-dependent receptor has product MMKHLIYTLLLMVGFAGIAQAEEQAPGNIVGVVLTNDGQPAPMVTVLLKGKNRGDMTNEKGEFNIRRVQPGTYTLQVSLVGFETSEQTVTVEANQTATVNIHLQLSNTQLNEVIIKGIQLKGKRESDHIARLPIKNLENPQVYNTIGLELMKEQVVVSFDDAMRNAPGVNKLWSSTGRPGDGASYFSMRGFAVQPSMINGIAGLTNGNIDPANIEHIETIKGPSSTLFGSSLISFGGLINIVTKKPYDHFGGELSYTGGGFGLTRITADVNAPLNTDKSALLRVNAAYHNEKSFQDAGFRKSIFLAPSLSYQVNDRLSFNVNAEFYNGEGTNPLMVFLNRSRQLKYRTPQETGIDFDRSFTSNDITNRTPTVNLYGHMQYKLSDKWTSQTNVTRSSRKSDGYYQYVMFLDAPYNPIPGQTKYPEQDSFMTRYAYKQNSIAVTTGIQQNFIGDFKIGSLRNRMVFGLDFLGMETTNNNSPYAIFDVVSAMDPKDPRYSQLNASAVDAKLAGLTTGQTRNEQSTYTYSAYVSDVLNITEKLIAMASLRVDYFESKGTKNFINGTKAGHYNQTTVSPKFGLVYQVVKDKVGVFANYMNGFKNVAPVTQPLPELDGNFKPQHANQIEGGVKFDVLNKRLNATISYYDIKVDNMNMQGSITKEGVNYNYTYQGGTQHSKGVEFDLNTNPVDGLNIVAGYSYNNSKMVKADKWTLGRRPVSAGPEHFANLWATYTVQSGVLSGFGIGAGGNYAGDNVITNDFRTGTFTLPAYTVFNATVFYNAKAFRLALKMDNIANKEYFTGWTTIEKQMPRRVSANMTFKF; this is encoded by the coding sequence ATGATGAAACATTTAATCTATACTTTATTGCTGATGGTTGGTTTTGCCGGTATTGCGCAGGCAGAAGAACAGGCGCCGGGCAATATCGTGGGCGTGGTATTGACGAACGACGGTCAGCCGGCACCCATGGTAACGGTATTGCTCAAAGGCAAGAACCGTGGTGATATGACCAACGAAAAAGGTGAGTTCAACATCCGCCGGGTGCAGCCAGGGACATATACCCTGCAGGTTTCCCTCGTAGGTTTCGAGACTTCCGAGCAGACGGTGACGGTAGAGGCCAATCAGACGGCCACCGTCAACATCCACCTGCAACTGTCCAACACCCAGCTGAACGAAGTGATTATCAAAGGCATCCAGCTGAAAGGGAAACGCGAAAGCGACCATATCGCCCGTTTGCCCATCAAGAACCTGGAAAACCCGCAGGTATATAATACGATTGGACTGGAACTGATGAAGGAACAGGTAGTTGTTTCGTTCGATGATGCCATGCGCAATGCACCGGGCGTGAACAAGTTGTGGTCTTCCACCGGCCGTCCCGGCGACGGTGCCAGCTATTTTTCCATGCGTGGTTTTGCCGTGCAGCCTTCCATGATCAATGGGATTGCCGGTCTTACCAACGGGAACATCGATCCCGCGAACATTGAGCACATCGAAACCATCAAGGGGCCTTCGAGCACCTTGTTCGGCAGTAGCCTCATTTCTTTCGGCGGGCTCATCAACATTGTGACGAAGAAGCCTTACGACCACTTCGGCGGCGAGCTTTCTTATACAGGTGGCGGATTCGGGCTTACCCGTATTACTGCGGATGTAAACGCACCTTTGAATACGGATAAATCGGCGCTCCTGCGCGTGAATGCCGCCTATCATAACGAAAAATCTTTCCAGGACGCCGGCTTCCGGAAATCCATCTTCCTGGCGCCGAGCTTATCGTATCAGGTAAACGATCGCCTTTCATTCAATGTAAATGCGGAGTTTTACAACGGCGAAGGCACCAATCCACTCATGGTGTTCCTGAACAGGTCGCGCCAGCTGAAGTACCGGACGCCGCAGGAAACCGGTATCGATTTCGACCGTTCCTTTACCAGCAACGACATCACCAACCGTACACCCACCGTGAACCTGTACGGCCATATGCAATATAAACTGTCCGACAAATGGACTTCCCAGACCAACGTTACCCGCAGCAGCCGCAAAAGCGACGGTTACTACCAGTATGTAATGTTCCTGGACGCGCCTTACAATCCGATTCCGGGTCAAACGAAATATCCCGAGCAGGATTCCTTCATGACGCGGTATGCCTATAAGCAAAACTCCATCGCCGTAACTACCGGGATCCAGCAGAATTTCATCGGCGATTTCAAGATCGGTTCCCTGCGCAACCGCATGGTGTTCGGCCTCGATTTCCTCGGCATGGAAACGACCAATAACAACTCGCCTTATGCCATTTTCGACGTGGTAAGCGCCATGGACCCGAAGGATCCTCGTTATTCCCAGCTCAACGCGTCTGCGGTGGATGCAAAACTGGCCGGATTAACAACGGGTCAAACGCGCAATGAGCAGTCGACATATACCTACAGCGCCTACGTTTCGGATGTTTTAAATATTACGGAAAAGCTGATTGCGATGGCGAGCCTTCGCGTGGATTATTTCGAGAGCAAGGGAACGAAGAACTTCATTAACGGCACCAAGGCCGGCCATTACAACCAGACCACCGTTTCTCCGAAATTCGGCCTGGTGTACCAGGTTGTGAAAGACAAAGTGGGCGTTTTTGCCAACTACATGAACGGGTTTAAGAACGTGGCGCCGGTGACGCAGCCGCTGCCGGAGCTGGATGGCAATTTCAAGCCGCAACATGCCAACCAGATTGAAGGTGGTGTTAAATTCGATGTGCTGAACAAGCGGTTGAATGCTACCATCAGCTATTACGACATCAAAGTGGACAACATGAATATGCAGGGTTCCATTACCAAGGAAGGCGTGAATTACAACTATACCTACCAGGGCGGCACCCAGCATAGTAAGGGCGTAGAGTTCGATCTGAATACGAATCCCGTAGATGGATTGAATATCGTAGCGGGTTATTCCTATAATAACAGCAAGATGGTGAAGGCCGATAAATGGACTTTGGGTCGCAGACCGGTAAGCGCAGGTCCGGAGCATTTTGCTAATTTGTGGGCCACCTATACAGTGCAAAGCGGTGTATTGAGCGGGTTCGGTATCGGTGCGGGTGGTAATTACGCCGGCGACAATGTGATCACCAATGATTTCCGTACGGGTACTTTCACGCTGCCGGCTTACACAGTGTTCAACGCCACAGTGTTCTACAACGCGAAAGCGTTCAGACTGGCGCTGAAAATGGATAACATTGCCAATAAAGAATACTTCACGGGTTGGACGACCATTGAAAAGCAAATGCCCCGTCGTGTTTCTGCAAACATGACTTTCAAATTCTAG
- the hxpB gene encoding hexitol phosphatase HxpB, which yields MMIQTAIFDMDGLLIDSEPLWGIAMREVFSTVGVSLSPELTHLTTGLRTREVVSYWHNYFGWDTKSPEQVTDEIIESVTAKILRQAQAMEGLTYILDFFRSRNYKIGLASSSPMRLIQSVLDHLHIRSYFGAVSSAEFEAYGKPHPAVYLACAEALNTHPLNCLAFEDSVTGMIAAKAARMKVVVIPEAHKRTEQRFVLADMQLPSLLAFGEAELEKLSL from the coding sequence ATGATGATTCAGACGGCGATTTTTGACATGGACGGCCTCCTCATCGACTCCGAACCACTCTGGGGTATCGCGATGCGGGAAGTCTTCTCAACCGTAGGCGTTTCCCTTTCTCCCGAGCTCACGCACCTCACCACCGGCCTCCGCACCCGCGAAGTTGTCAGCTATTGGCACAACTACTTCGGCTGGGACACCAAAAGCCCCGAGCAAGTGACCGACGAGATCATCGAGAGCGTTACCGCCAAAATCCTCCGTCAGGCCCAGGCTATGGAAGGACTAACCTACATTCTCGACTTCTTCCGTTCCCGTAATTACAAAATCGGCCTCGCTTCCTCCTCCCCCATGCGCCTCATCCAATCCGTATTGGACCACCTGCATATCCGTTCCTACTTCGGCGCCGTATCCTCCGCCGAATTTGAAGCATATGGCAAACCCCATCCAGCTGTATACCTTGCCTGCGCTGAAGCCCTTAACACCCATCCACTCAACTGCCTGGCCTTCGAAGATTCCGTTACCGGCATGATCGCCGCCAAAGCCGCCCGCATGAAAGTGGTCGTGATACCAGAAGCCCACAAACGCACCGAACAACGGTTCGTACTGGCAGATATGCAACTCCCCTCCCTCCTCGCATTCGGCGAAGCGGAACTGGAGAAGCTCTCGCTTTGA
- a CDS encoding SusC/RagA family TonB-linked outer membrane protein: MLLFNLTTYAQSRKISGSVRSGDGQPLPGVTVFIAGTSTGTISSPDGTWSLSIPDTATAVSFRLIGMETLVLAINGQSVLNAVLHNSDKQLQEVVVTALGISRAKKALGYSVQEVKSAELQTRPTNALGALSGKVAGLQIISGGGNMGGSNRVLLRGINSISGNNQPLFVIDGITIDNADMNTRTTAQGGAGKDVGNTIQDLNPDDIESVNVLKGPAAAALYGTRAANGVIVITTKKGRAGKGLDVTINSGLELERIVRLPERQQLYGGGKSNSFQTANINGTTYNLVNYGMDESWGPKLDGTPVLHWYNLDPEFADDYLNPQPWVYPKHDATDFFRTGLATTNNVSVSGGNDNQTFRLSYTNKLVRGTTPNSKLQRNTVNFSGSNRFGKFLATGNFNFVKNQSTGRPWTGATNRGIMLEAFQWGQVQVDYDKLREYKRADGTPRAWNRNSWDNTAAGRATKYIDNPFWSAYESYLEENRDRFYGNIGLNFEVNSWLNLSTKVNADLYGYDYQDRIAVYSRSPSSYTEYNNKFSEFNYEFLANANKRWNDISLSAYAGGNIMNQKRTISNAVTQGGLIVPLYYNLKNANSVLNETNRYQKSIYSLFGSVSLGYKNLLFLDGTLRNDWSSTLPLDRNSFAYPSVSSSFIVSELLKSASWLDLLKVRLSWAQVGNDTDPYQLQQVYESVQSFNGNPGAKLPTVLANSRLKPEITSSLEAGVSFRILKNRLGLDVTGYSNDSRNQIINIPTSTAFGYDSKFINAGKINNTGLEITLTAVPISKKDFNWDVNLNWSTNRNKVVELTEDVTSFPINDANSLIALVAREGQSFGQLMGYDFVYDGQGNKVIDATGAYARTQQLVPLGSVLPRWQFGIGQHFTYKRFDAGFLVDGRVGGKVFSQTYSVGMTTGVLKATAENGIRENGLVLEGVNGTVVYNADGTYTVSGTKPNTTRITALNWGAGHSSGPTSQSIFDATFVKLREVTAGYTIPFQNKTVQQLRVSAYGRNLWNIYQANRSVDPEITSSGGNIQGIEGGNIPVPATFGVNVQVKF; encoded by the coding sequence ATGCTGCTGTTTAACCTGACTACATATGCACAAAGCAGGAAGATCTCCGGAAGCGTTCGCTCCGGCGATGGCCAACCACTTCCCGGCGTCACCGTTTTCATAGCGGGCACATCCACCGGAACTATTTCCTCACCCGACGGCACCTGGAGCCTCTCCATCCCCGATACTGCGACCGCAGTGTCTTTCCGCCTCATCGGCATGGAAACGCTCGTGCTGGCCATCAACGGCCAGTCGGTATTGAACGCCGTTCTCCACAACTCGGATAAGCAACTCCAGGAAGTAGTGGTGACCGCGCTCGGTATTTCCCGCGCCAAAAAAGCCCTCGGTTATTCCGTGCAAGAGGTGAAAAGCGCGGAACTGCAAACCCGGCCCACCAACGCTCTCGGAGCCCTCTCCGGTAAGGTAGCCGGTCTGCAGATCATCTCCGGCGGCGGTAACATGGGCGGCTCCAACAGGGTACTGCTCCGTGGTATCAATTCCATCTCCGGTAATAACCAACCGCTCTTCGTGATCGACGGTATCACGATCGACAACGCCGATATGAACACCCGCACCACCGCACAGGGCGGCGCGGGAAAAGACGTGGGCAACACCATCCAGGACCTCAACCCAGATGATATTGAATCGGTGAACGTGTTGAAAGGCCCCGCTGCCGCGGCACTTTACGGTACCCGCGCAGCCAACGGTGTGATCGTTATCACCACCAAAAAAGGCCGCGCCGGCAAAGGGCTCGACGTCACCATCAACTCCGGCCTCGAACTGGAACGCATCGTGCGCCTCCCCGAACGCCAGCAATTATACGGCGGCGGTAAATCCAATTCCTTCCAAACCGCCAACATCAACGGTACCACCTATAACCTCGTCAACTACGGTATGGATGAAAGCTGGGGCCCCAAACTCGATGGCACCCCCGTTCTCCACTGGTACAACCTCGACCCGGAGTTCGCAGACGATTACCTCAACCCCCAACCCTGGGTGTATCCCAAACACGACGCCACCGACTTCTTTCGGACCGGCCTGGCCACCACCAACAACGTTTCCGTGAGCGGCGGCAACGACAACCAGACCTTCCGCCTGTCGTACACCAACAAACTCGTGCGCGGCACCACGCCCAATTCCAAACTGCAACGCAACACCGTGAACTTCTCCGGCTCCAACCGCTTCGGGAAATTCCTCGCTACCGGGAACTTCAACTTCGTGAAGAACCAAAGCACCGGCAGGCCCTGGACAGGCGCCACCAACCGGGGCATTATGCTCGAAGCCTTCCAGTGGGGACAGGTACAGGTGGATTACGACAAACTCCGCGAATACAAACGCGCCGACGGTACCCCTCGCGCCTGGAACCGCAACAGTTGGGATAATACCGCCGCCGGCCGCGCCACCAAATACATCGACAATCCTTTCTGGTCGGCCTACGAAAGCTATCTCGAAGAAAACCGCGACCGCTTCTACGGCAATATCGGCCTGAACTTCGAAGTCAATTCCTGGCTGAACCTCAGCACCAAAGTAAACGCAGACCTGTACGGATACGATTACCAGGATCGCATCGCCGTGTACTCCCGTTCGCCGAGCAGCTACACCGAGTACAATAACAAATTCAGCGAGTTCAACTACGAATTCCTCGCTAACGCCAACAAACGCTGGAATGACATTTCGCTGTCTGCATACGCCGGCGGTAACATCATGAACCAGAAGCGCACGATTTCCAACGCGGTTACGCAGGGCGGACTGATCGTGCCCTTGTACTACAACCTCAAGAACGCGAACAGCGTCCTCAACGAAACAAACCGTTACCAAAAAAGTATCTATTCGCTTTTCGGAAGCGTGTCGCTCGGGTACAAAAACCTGTTATTCCTCGATGGTACGCTGCGGAACGACTGGAGTTCCACGCTGCCGCTCGACCGGAATTCTTTCGCATATCCTTCCGTTTCGTCCAGCTTTATCGTGAGCGAACTTTTGAAAAGCGCTTCCTGGCTGGATCTGCTGAAAGTGAGGCTGAGTTGGGCGCAGGTAGGGAATGATACCGACCCTTACCAATTGCAGCAAGTGTATGAGTCGGTGCAGTCGTTCAACGGCAACCCCGGCGCCAAACTGCCCACGGTACTGGCCAACAGCCGCCTGAAACCGGAAATCACGTCGTCCCTTGAAGCGGGTGTTAGTTTCCGCATCCTGAAAAACAGGCTGGGACTGGATGTGACGGGTTACAGCAACGACAGCCGCAACCAGATCATCAACATACCAACTTCCACCGCTTTCGGTTATGACAGCAAATTCATCAATGCCGGTAAAATCAATAATACCGGTCTGGAAATCACGCTGACGGCGGTGCCCATTTCGAAGAAAGATTTCAACTGGGATGTCAACCTTAACTGGTCCACCAACCGCAACAAAGTGGTGGAACTGACGGAAGACGTGACCAGTTTCCCCATCAACGACGCCAATAGCCTCATCGCGCTTGTGGCGCGGGAAGGACAGTCGTTCGGCCAGCTCATGGGCTATGATTTCGTATACGACGGCCAGGGGAATAAAGTGATTGACGCAACCGGCGCCTATGCGCGTACCCAGCAGCTGGTACCGCTCGGCAGCGTGCTCCCGCGCTGGCAGTTCGGTATCGGGCAGCACTTCACCTACAAGCGTTTCGATGCCGGCTTTTTGGTTGACGGGCGCGTAGGTGGCAAGGTGTTTTCGCAAACGTATAGCGTAGGTATGACCACCGGGGTGCTGAAAGCGACAGCCGAAAACGGCATCCGTGAAAACGGCCTGGTGCTCGAAGGCGTGAACGGAACGGTTGTTTATAATGCCGATGGCACTTACACCGTTTCCGGCACCAAGCCCAACACCACCCGCATCACGGCGCTGAACTGGGGCGCGGGACATAGCAGCGGGCCAACTTCGCAGAGCATCTTCGACGCCACTTTTGTGAAACTGCGGGAAGTAACGGCAGGTTATACGATTCCATTCCAAAATAAAACGGTACAGCAACTGCGCGTTTCCGCCTATGGCCGTAATCTTTGGAATATTTACCAGGCCAACCGCAGCGTGGATCCCGAAATCACCAGCAGCGGCGGCAACATCCAGGGCATCGAAGGGGGCAACATCCCCGTGCCGGCCACTTTTGGCGTAAACGTACAGGTAAAATTCTGA
- a CDS encoding nitrite reductase: MQSFRTELENPIVEKDIIELEQKIRLYREGKMTDEKFRSLRLARGVYGQRQQGVQMVRIKLPYGKMTLRQWKRISDISDEYSTGNLHLTTRQDIQIHFVSLDRTPELWSKLELDEVTIREACGNTVRNITASDTAGIDPNEPFDVTPYADAAFRYFLRNPICQDMGRKFKMAFSSSPKDSALTFIHDVGAIPKIRVVDGKEVRGFKVVVGGGLGAQPYLAKTTFDFLEADQLIPYIESLLRVFDRYGERSSRHKARLKFLIQKIGIEEFERLAKEEYKALKSKTYPIDFAAYPEPELPAANPALPAFTIRDPKAFEAWKKTNTFEQKQKGFFGAYIRVLLGNISSVTSRSLIEKLAPVIGDDIRVTVNQGLLLKFIRPEHLPYVFSVLEEHDLHKAGFDSVADITACPGTDTCNLGISSSTGIAVALEDVIRDEFPDLIYNNDIKIKISGCMNSCGQHGLAHIGFHGSSLKSGGRVLPALQVLLGGGVLSDGEGRVADKVLKVPSRKGPDVLRTLLHDYEANAQKGELFNDYYDRNGEKYFYELLKPLTDLTALSDGDFVDWGQAETFATAIGVGECAGVMIDLIATLLFEAEEKLDWATQAFANGAWADGIYHSYACLIQTAKSILLDENVNCNTQHGIMNDFDKHFVETGKFPVEGTFRALVLQINQHEPTESFAKQYLQQAQAFFDRAQQYRAARQAAAANA, translated from the coding sequence ATGCAAAGTTTCAGAACCGAACTGGAAAATCCGATCGTAGAAAAGGACATCATCGAACTGGAGCAGAAAATCAGACTCTACCGCGAAGGCAAAATGACGGACGAAAAATTCCGATCCCTCCGCCTCGCCCGCGGCGTCTACGGCCAACGCCAGCAAGGTGTGCAAATGGTCCGCATTAAACTCCCCTACGGCAAAATGACCCTCCGGCAATGGAAACGCATCTCCGATATCTCCGACGAATACTCCACCGGTAACCTGCACCTTACCACCCGCCAGGATATCCAGATACACTTCGTGTCGCTGGACCGGACCCCGGAGCTGTGGTCCAAACTGGAACTCGACGAAGTCACCATCCGCGAAGCCTGCGGCAACACCGTCCGCAACATCACCGCGTCCGACACCGCCGGCATCGATCCCAACGAACCCTTCGACGTAACGCCCTACGCCGACGCCGCGTTCCGGTATTTCCTCCGCAACCCCATCTGCCAGGACATGGGCCGCAAATTCAAAATGGCCTTCTCCTCCAGCCCGAAAGACTCCGCCCTCACCTTCATCCACGACGTTGGAGCCATCCCCAAAATCCGTGTGGTAGACGGGAAAGAAGTGCGTGGATTCAAAGTAGTGGTAGGCGGCGGCCTCGGCGCCCAACCCTATCTCGCCAAAACGACCTTCGATTTCCTCGAAGCGGACCAGCTTATCCCGTACATCGAAAGCCTCCTGCGCGTGTTCGACCGCTACGGCGAAAGATCCTCCCGCCACAAGGCCCGCCTCAAATTCCTCATCCAGAAAATCGGAATCGAAGAATTCGAGCGCCTCGCCAAAGAGGAATACAAAGCCCTCAAATCCAAAACCTACCCAATCGATTTCGCTGCATACCCCGAGCCGGAGCTCCCAGCGGCCAACCCCGCCCTGCCCGCGTTCACCATCCGCGACCCGAAAGCCTTCGAAGCCTGGAAAAAAACAAACACCTTCGAACAAAAACAAAAAGGCTTCTTCGGCGCATACATCCGCGTGCTGCTCGGCAATATCAGCTCCGTAACCTCGCGCTCCCTCATCGAAAAACTGGCGCCCGTAATAGGAGACGACATCCGCGTGACCGTGAACCAGGGCCTGCTGCTCAAGTTCATCCGTCCCGAACACCTTCCCTACGTTTTCAGCGTACTCGAAGAACATGACCTGCATAAAGCCGGTTTCGATTCCGTAGCCGACATCACAGCCTGCCCCGGCACCGACACCTGCAACCTCGGCATCTCCAGCTCCACCGGCATAGCTGTTGCCCTGGAAGACGTGATCCGCGACGAATTCCCGGACCTCATTTACAACAACGATATTAAGATCAAGATCTCCGGCTGCATGAACTCCTGCGGCCAGCACGGCCTCGCCCACATCGGGTTCCACGGCTCCTCGCTCAAAAGCGGCGGAAGGGTGCTCCCCGCCCTCCAGGTGCTCCTGGGCGGCGGCGTCCTCAGCGACGGCGAAGGCCGCGTGGCCGACAAAGTACTGAAAGTGCCCAGCCGTAAAGGCCCTGACGTACTGCGCACCCTCCTGCACGACTACGAAGCCAATGCGCAAAAAGGCGAACTGTTCAACGACTACTACGACCGCAACGGCGAAAAATATTTCTACGAGCTGCTCAAACCCCTCACGGATCTCACCGCCCTGAGCGACGGCGACTTCGTGGACTGGGGCCAGGCTGAAACCTTCGCCACCGCCATCGGTGTGGGCGAGTGCGCCGGCGTGATGATCGACCTCATCGCCACCCTGCTCTTCGAAGCGGAAGAAAAACTGGACTGGGCTACGCAGGCTTTTGCCAATGGAGCCTGGGCCGACGGGATCTACCATTCCTACGCCTGCCTCATCCAGACGGCGAAAAGCATCCTGCTCGACGAAAATGTGAACTGCAACACGCAGCACGGGATCATGAACGATTTCGACAAGCATTTCGTGGAAACCGGCAAATTCCCTGTGGAAGGGACTTTCCGCGCGCTGGTCCTGCAAATCAACCAGCACGAGCCTACCGAAAGCTTCGCAAAACAATATTTACAACAAGCCCAGGCGTTTTTCGACCGCGCGCAGCAATACAGAGCCGCCCGCCAGGCCGCAGCCGCCAATGCTTAA